Within Topomyia yanbarensis strain Yona2022 chromosome 2, ASM3024719v1, whole genome shotgun sequence, the genomic segment ATTTACTACATCGAATGGTTTCAAATCCTTTGTAATTACAAAATTGGCACCATCTTTGCACATTCGTACTATTAATCTGGCAAGATTTCGCGAATCATCCAGCCCACTGTGAGGTCGTCCCTCGAATCGTATTCCCAAACGTTCCAGAGATTCTCCAAAGTTGGTCGGCCGTCCCTGGTAAAATTGCTGTTACAAcagaaataaaaatgaatatgaACACCTATCAAATAACAAAAATACATCACCCTGTAGATCGCCCGAACATCAATCCACAAATCAAAACAGGGCGGCTTGCTGATTCGCTTCCGGGTACACTCTTTGCTCAAGCATGCTCCCAAATCCCAGTCGGACCACGTGGCAAGGGCTACGTTGCCTGTCTTGTCCCGTGGATCCGTTTTCGGTAAATAAAGGTTACGCTCTGTGAGGACCTTTTTCAACCATTTGTTGAATAACATGAAACATGTTGAAAGCGGTACTCCTGCATCGACTTGTTCCTGCCGGATGCCGGTTAGCTCGGTGCAGAATTCACTCAGGCGAGGGTTCTCAAGTGGCATAACATACTGACGGAATTCTGACTCAATTCGGCCGCTAGTTAGATTTAGCAGAACTGCAGGAAATTCTATAATCTCGTGAGTTTTCCATTTCTGAGTCTCTTTCGGCCAGCAGGTTGCCTCCAGATCTATGACGATAATGTAACGGAACGTTTGAGTCGAGTGTTTGGCAGTTAGTTGGCGATTGGAAGCATTGCTAAGGGAAAAAATTTCAACGGCGTCAAGCGATCTGAAAGGGTACGAAAAGTTCAAGTAAATGTTGCAACATTCTTGTAACTAAATACCTCGCGAAGTCCAATAAAGATTGCTTGGAATTTTCACTACTCATTTTTAGTTCACATCCAATTATTTTGCTTCcaaatgaacagttttgaaatcGACGTCTTTTTATTTTCCGGATAGTTTTGTTTATCAAAGCAGTTCAAAAGTTACTTAAATAGTAACGCTTATAACGCTtgatgcaatcctgaaatatTTTGTTCGATGCGAAATATTTCATTTGGTTTAATCGCCCTGGTGGCAAGAATATCACGTTGCGAGATGATAAAATAGGAGGTGAAAACATATGCCGTTTTTTGTGTGTTGGATTCTTGCTATTGCTTTATTAATGGCTTTCGGATAATAACATCAACAGGCCCCACCAATCGAAACAAAGCTTGTAAGCATGTGGTGAAAATAAGGCCAGGTGCGGTGCATTTTTTGACGGTCGAATAGTTTAGGGTCCATCCATAAAGGACTAGCATTATTTGGGAGTAGGGGGTCATATCATGCAAAGCAGCTTTTTACGGAGGAATAGGAGTTGACCAGATATctcgacaatcttacccgtttcatctaactgcTCAGAACTACCTGTTAATGCAATACTTGCAAGTACAAAGATAAGCCAATTTTCAATTCGTAAGCGATTCCTGTTTCCTTGTATATGATTCCAAAATCAAAGTGTGAGCAAATTATTTGGTTCCTGTACTGGATGGTTCATGTTCCGTCTGTTATTTTTTAACCTTTCAAGTTTTGCTAATTACAATGGAAAATTCTTGAAAATGTGTGAAGTTAAAAACGCGGCTTTTTCTTCGAGAATTAACAATACATACTCAGTTTTAGGGGGAGGggtttaccgtcaagctacgtcaTTACCCTGGTTACGTCATttggaggtttgtgacgaaatgctacactcaaaaaataaatcatgtTGCTTTTACATGAAAACATATGTGAATCTCTTCCACCGCACTTTTCACGTAAATTCTATCTGATGGGCCGGTAAAATAAAACCAATTTCAATATTGGATTAATCAGGTGATAGTTACGTGTTTTTGACATAATTATTAACGGAAATTCACGTAACATATACATGAAACCAAACGTAACAATTATGTGAAAGAAGTATAACAATTATTTGAAGCCAAACGTAATTATTACGTGAAGCCGTATATTGCAAGCAGGTATTTTAAATTATTACTCAttgcaaaaaaacgaaaacgattTACTTCGTTTTATTTAAATCTTTTATTGCAATAACTAAATataaacacagagaacagacatccatgatcgaacaaaaatatttaaaaaacgtgtgtaaatatttgtattaatatacgaaaaacactagcgccgtcacaccaacctatccctattatccgtcaaatcgattccggaaccggttcgaaatcctggatggattcagcatggaatctagctcaaagaaaacaaccgattccgactctatccgTTGACGCATttaagctggaattcatgctggaagtccgaatcggttccggactagtttgactgggtagaggaataaccgctgtcaattctgtcgcactcagccacaaaaaaacatgacgacagtagcgcacctggtttagatatccaaactaccttcgaaaccgttagagattttacacaagttgaatgctgaagatggacgtctgttctctgtgatataaAATACACATTTACTATTAATTATAAATTGTGCGCCTagaattgtaatttttattggTAAGATTTTTTTAACCTTTATTTTATTTGAGTGGATTTGAATAATGAATAGTAACTTGAAAATTGTGCTAGCGAGATTAATTTTTTTACCGTAACGAATCCATAAGCTTTTCATTAGTATGCCTTACGGTTTTCTTGATGTTGCAACTTTATGAACTTCGATTCGTCAGTTATATAAAATTCGTTACGTATTGCTATAAAACTCGTCATTCCTTatgcatttgaaaatatttataaatcttattttaaatattggtaatcttgatgcatttaaaaaaatgggcgAGTTGtatgaaaataaaatggagGCGCTATTCGCAGCGCTGAAGTACTTTCTTATCGCTAGTCGACTCGTGTATTGTATGAATATGTCTTACAATTTATCCTTTATTTTAGAATGTTA encodes:
- the LOC131681327 gene encoding 3'-5' exonuclease Snipper; translated protein: MSSENSKQSLLDFARSLDAVEIFSLSNASNRQLTAKHSTQTFRYIIVIDLEATCWPKETQKWKTHEIIEFPAVLLNLTSGRIESEFRQYVMPLENPRLSEFCTELTGIRQEQVDAGVPLSTCFMLFNKWLKKVLTERNLYLPKTDPRDKTGNVALATWSDWDLGACLSKECTRKRISKPPCFDLWIDVRAIYRQFYQGRPTNFGESLERLGIRFEGRPHSGLDDSRNLARLIVRMCKDGANFVITKDLKPFDVVNKQ